A portion of the Corynebacterium ammoniagenes DSM 20306 genome contains these proteins:
- the folP gene encoding dihydropteroate synthase, producing MQVFDIWPDAAAKRTLVMGIVNVTEDSFSDGGKWINIDKAIEHGRELVAQGADMIDVGGESTRPGATRVDAEVEKQRVTPVVQALAQEGIMVSVDTMRASTAEAAVEAGAVLLNDVSGGLADANMYSVMAQSQVPVCLMHWRTVRFGDAAGSADHNGDVVQDVHDTLGRLTDNALKAGVAPELITLDPGLGFAKTPQDNWALLKALPEFINGDYPILVGASRKRFLSAIREDRGVEHGPHLADSATAAVTALSAQLGAWAVRVHDVPVSRDAVDVAAAWAAGADYVSGREQ from the coding sequence ATGCAGGTCTTTGATATTTGGCCCGACGCCGCAGCCAAGCGCACATTGGTGATGGGAATCGTTAATGTCACGGAAGATTCCTTTTCCGATGGCGGCAAATGGATCAATATTGACAAAGCCATTGAGCACGGCCGCGAATTAGTAGCCCAGGGCGCTGACATGATTGATGTCGGCGGGGAATCCACCCGCCCCGGTGCCACGCGTGTGGACGCCGAGGTGGAAAAACAGCGCGTGACCCCGGTGGTTCAGGCCTTAGCGCAAGAAGGCATCATGGTCTCCGTTGACACCATGCGCGCCAGCACTGCCGAGGCAGCAGTGGAGGCAGGAGCAGTATTGCTTAACGATGTCTCCGGCGGCCTTGCCGATGCCAATATGTATTCCGTTATGGCGCAGTCCCAGGTACCGGTGTGTTTGATGCACTGGCGCACCGTCCGGTTTGGAGACGCGGCCGGATCTGCTGACCACAATGGTGATGTGGTCCAAGACGTCCATGACACCCTCGGGCGCTTGACCGATAATGCACTGAAAGCAGGAGTAGCGCCCGAACTAATAACCTTGGACCCCGGGCTGGGTTTTGCTAAGACCCCGCAAGATAACTGGGCACTTTTGAAAGCACTGCCCGAATTTATTAACGGCGATTACCCCATCTTGGTGGGTGCCTCACGCAAACGCTTTTTATCGGCTATCCGCGAAGACCGTGGCGTCGAGCACGGACCGCACCTGGCTGATTCCGCAACCGCAGCGGTCACCGCGCTATCAGCACAATTAGGTGCCTGGGCGGTGCGCGTGCACGACGTTCCAGTCTCGCGTGATGCAGTCGATGTTGCCGCGGCATGGGCTGCTGGCGCAGACTATGTTTCAGGAAGGGAACAATAA
- the folK gene encoding 2-amino-4-hydroxy-6-hydroxymethyldihydropteridine diphosphokinase has protein sequence MRAVLSIGSNMDDRVKLLKTVFDEFSDDIIAASPVYSTPPWGVEDQDEFLNAVIIVDVEQTPLELLHRGQALEQAADRVRVRHWGPRTLDVDIVEIEGFSSNTDELTVPHPHAAQRAFVLIPWMAADVHATLAGQPVAGLIGMLPQADIDGIKVLGRIEEL, from the coding sequence ATGCGCGCGGTGTTATCAATCGGGTCCAATATGGACGACCGGGTCAAGCTATTGAAGACTGTCTTTGACGAATTTAGCGATGACATCATCGCTGCTTCCCCCGTCTATTCCACCCCGCCGTGGGGCGTGGAAGACCAGGATGAATTCCTCAACGCCGTCATCATCGTCGATGTCGAGCAGACCCCACTGGAATTGCTGCATCGCGGGCAGGCACTAGAGCAGGCTGCAGATCGCGTGCGGGTACGCCACTGGGGCCCGCGCACTTTAGATGTCGATATCGTGGAAATCGAGGGCTTTAGCTCCAACACCGACGAGCTCACCGTGCCGCACCCACACGCCGCGCAACGCGCCTTCGTGCTGATTCCGTGGATGGCAGCCGATGTGCATGCCACACTCGCTGGCCAGCCGGTAGCCGGATTAATCGGCATGCTTCCGCAGGCTGATATTGATGGCATCAAGGTCTTAGGCCGAATTGAGGAACTGTGA
- the folB gene encoding dihydroneopterin aldolase, which yields MADRIELKGLECFGYHGVFDHEKRDGQKFIVDLTCWLNFQEAAATDDLEKTVNYADLADIAADIVEGPARDLIETVATEIADKIMASDPILYAVEVTVHKPDAPIERTFHDVSVVARRSRKTERR from the coding sequence ATGGCAGACCGGATTGAACTCAAAGGCCTAGAATGCTTTGGCTACCATGGGGTTTTCGATCACGAAAAACGCGATGGTCAAAAATTCATCGTGGACTTGACCTGCTGGCTGAACTTCCAAGAAGCCGCAGCCACCGATGACTTAGAAAAGACTGTTAACTACGCCGACCTGGCAGATATTGCCGCGGATATCGTCGAAGGCCCCGCGCGCGATCTTATCGAAACCGTCGCGACCGAAATCGCCGACAAGATCATGGCCAGCGACCCAATTTTATATGCCGTCGAGGTCACCGTGCATAAACCTGATGCCCCCATCGAGCGCACCTTCCACGATGTATCCGTGGTGGCACGGCGTTCCCGCAAGACTGAGCGGAGATAA
- the folE gene encoding GTP cyclohydrolase I FolE: protein MSDNSIPARRPFDQERAEAAIRELLFAVGEDPDRKGLEETPARVARSYAEIFAGLHKDPTEVLKKTFAEDHQELVLVRDIPIYSTCEHHLVPFYGVAHIGYIPGSDGRVTGLSKLARLADGFAKRPQVQERLTRQIADALTEVLEAQSVIVVIECEHLCMGMRGVQKPGSVTTTSAVRGGFKNNSASRAEVLSLIRS, encoded by the coding sequence ATGAGTGATAACTCGATTCCAGCCCGCAGGCCTTTTGATCAGGAGCGTGCTGAAGCAGCGATCCGCGAACTGCTCTTTGCAGTTGGTGAAGATCCCGACCGCAAGGGATTAGAAGAAACTCCCGCGCGAGTTGCACGATCGTACGCAGAAATTTTTGCTGGACTACATAAAGATCCAACAGAGGTCCTGAAAAAGACCTTTGCCGAAGACCACCAAGAATTGGTCCTGGTGCGCGATATTCCGATCTACTCCACCTGTGAACACCATTTGGTGCCTTTCTACGGTGTAGCCCACATCGGTTATATCCCCGGCAGCGACGGCCGTGTCACCGGCTTGTCGAAGTTGGCGCGTCTTGCCGATGGCTTTGCCAAGCGCCCGCAGGTCCAAGAGCGTCTGACCCGCCAGATCGCAGATGCGCTTACTGAGGTGCTCGAAGCCCAGTCGGTCATCGTGGTTATTGAATGTGAGCACCTGTGCATGGGCATGCGCGGGGTGCAAAAACCAGGGTCTGTGACCACAACGTCCGCTGTTCGTGGCGGGTTTAAAAATAACTCTGCCTCCCGCGCCGAAGTCCTTAGCCTTATTCGCAGCTAA
- the ftsH gene encoding ATP-dependent zinc metalloprotease FtsH — protein sequence MKNSSWIKYGGIAAIVLVALYIFTFFSDDTRSFMRVDTSIAIEQLNDQNVEEAQIDDREQQLRLTLREPITVEEQEGVEEVIAKYPARTSPEIFDSVRNSGAETYQTNVTQDSIFMSMLSFLLPMLILFAVLFWFISRMQTGAGGMFGIGSSKAKELTKDMPTNTFEDVAGADEAVDELQEIKDFLEDPSRYHELGAKIPRGVLLYGPPGTGKTLLARAVAGEAGVPFYSISGSDFVEMFVGVGASRVRDLFKQAKENSPCIIFVDEIDAVGRQRGSGTGGGHDEREQTLNQLLVEMDGFGDREGVILIAATNRPDILDPALLRPGRFDRQIPVTPPDLAGREQILRVHSKNKPLAKDVDVTQLAKRTAGMSGADLANVLNEAALLTARIGGNVITADALEEATDRVVGGPRRQSKVISEQEKKITAYHEGGHTLSAWALKDIERVYKVTILARGRTGGHAMTAQEDDKGMYTRDELFARLIFAMGGRAAEELVFGTPTTGASSDIEQATKIARAMITEYGFSPELGTVKYGKEQGDPMSYTGGGGVSEYSDAVAAKIDDQISYLLDAAHQQSYDILAEHRDYLDSLAEALLEKETLRRPDLEELFEGIEPREFHEVFPGENVRFPAQAGREPVQTPVELAIERGEEPPRRFTLLDASRQARERRLAMEESAANATNDSDADIDSSQTSSDEPEIGFNFGQHAGDWTEEDSVDDQPKSEKPSFAMSEPNGHKSAEPKPSFAMSEPKDSDSKADRPEASKPEASKPEASKPQVESQAADDQPEADQSADAEKKSERRPSEDDTAEIPIGRHHKPPMNDDEGWQAPGWEKKDDSRNPYSQPQKDNKDRHPGEDNY from the coding sequence ATGAAAAACTCTTCCTGGATTAAATACGGTGGAATCGCTGCAATTGTACTTGTAGCGCTGTACATCTTCACCTTCTTCTCTGACGACACCCGCTCTTTCATGCGGGTGGATACGTCCATTGCCATTGAGCAACTCAACGACCAAAACGTTGAAGAGGCTCAAATTGATGACCGCGAACAACAACTTCGCCTAACCCTGCGTGAGCCCATCACGGTGGAAGAGCAAGAAGGTGTTGAAGAAGTAATCGCGAAGTACCCAGCGCGTACTTCTCCGGAAATCTTCGACTCGGTCCGCAACTCAGGTGCGGAGACGTACCAGACCAACGTCACGCAAGATTCGATCTTCATGTCGATGTTGTCGTTCTTGCTGCCGATGTTGATCCTGTTCGCAGTACTGTTCTGGTTCATCTCGCGCATGCAAACCGGAGCCGGGGGCATGTTTGGCATTGGCAGTTCCAAGGCCAAGGAACTGACCAAGGACATGCCGACCAACACCTTTGAAGATGTGGCTGGCGCGGACGAAGCAGTCGATGAGCTTCAAGAGATTAAAGATTTCTTGGAAGACCCGAGCCGCTACCACGAGCTCGGCGCGAAAATCCCACGCGGTGTTTTGCTCTATGGTCCTCCCGGCACTGGTAAAACCCTGCTTGCCCGCGCTGTTGCGGGTGAGGCCGGCGTACCGTTTTATTCCATCTCCGGCTCCGACTTCGTGGAAATGTTCGTCGGCGTTGGTGCCTCTCGCGTGCGTGACCTGTTTAAGCAGGCGAAGGAAAACAGTCCTTGTATTATCTTCGTCGATGAGATCGATGCCGTGGGCCGGCAGCGTGGCTCTGGCACTGGCGGCGGACATGATGAGCGTGAGCAAACGCTCAACCAGTTGCTGGTGGAAATGGATGGCTTCGGTGACCGTGAGGGCGTAATCCTCATTGCCGCTACCAACCGTCCTGATATTTTGGACCCAGCGCTTTTGCGCCCGGGACGTTTTGACCGCCAGATTCCTGTCACTCCACCTGATTTGGCTGGCCGTGAGCAGATTCTGCGCGTGCACTCGAAGAATAAGCCTTTGGCCAAGGACGTTGACGTCACCCAGTTGGCTAAGCGCACCGCCGGTATGTCGGGCGCCGACCTAGCTAACGTGCTGAACGAGGCAGCGCTGTTGACCGCGCGTATTGGCGGCAATGTCATTACCGCTGATGCTTTGGAAGAAGCAACCGACCGCGTTGTCGGTGGCCCACGCCGTCAATCCAAGGTGATTTCGGAACAAGAAAAGAAGATCACCGCGTACCACGAAGGCGGACACACCCTGTCTGCGTGGGCGCTGAAGGATATTGAGCGCGTCTACAAGGTCACCATCTTGGCCCGTGGCCGCACTGGTGGTCATGCCATGACCGCGCAAGAAGACGACAAGGGCATGTACACCCGCGATGAGCTTTTCGCGCGTTTGATCTTCGCCATGGGTGGCCGCGCCGCCGAAGAGTTGGTCTTTGGCACTCCGACCACCGGTGCTTCCTCCGATATTGAGCAGGCAACCAAGATTGCCCGCGCGATGATCACCGAATACGGATTTAGCCCGGAACTTGGCACCGTGAAATACGGCAAGGAACAAGGCGACCCAATGTCGTACACCGGCGGCGGGGGAGTCTCCGAATATTCGGATGCGGTCGCAGCCAAGATTGATGACCAGATTTCTTATCTCTTGGATGCTGCCCACCAACAGTCCTATGACATTTTGGCGGAACACCGCGACTACCTGGATTCCTTGGCAGAAGCACTGCTGGAAAAGGAAACCTTGCGTCGTCCGGACCTCGAAGAGCTCTTTGAAGGCATCGAGCCGCGTGAATTCCATGAGGTCTTCCCCGGCGAAAACGTGCGCTTCCCTGCCCAAGCTGGCCGGGAGCCAGTACAAACTCCCGTGGAGCTGGCTATCGAGCGCGGCGAGGAACCACCACGTCGTTTCACATTGCTGGATGCCTCCCGTCAGGCACGTGAGCGCCGCTTAGCGATGGAAGAATCCGCGGCCAATGCCACCAATGACTCCGATGCGGATATCGACTCCTCACAGACCTCAAGCGACGAACCCGAAATTGGTTTCAACTTCGGACAGCACGCCGGTGACTGGACCGAAGAAGATTCCGTGGATGACCAGCCGAAGTCGGAAAAGCCGTCTTTTGCCATGTCCGAGCCCAACGGCCACAAGAGCGCTGAGCCGAAGCCATCTTTTGCGATGTCCGAGCCGAAAGACTCTGACTCAAAGGCTGACAGGCCTGAGGCCTCTAAGCCCGAGGCTTCCAAGCCTGAAGCTTCTAAGCCACAGGTTGAAAGCCAGGCAGCGGATGACCAGCCTGAGGCTGACCAGTCTGCTGATGCGGAGAAGAAGAGCGAGCGTCGCCCGAGCGAGGACGACACTGCCGAAATCCCGATTGGTCGGCACCACAAACCACCGATGAATGATGATGAAGGGTGGCAGGCACCGGGCTGGGAGAAAAAGGATGATTCCCGCAACCCTTATTCGCAGCCGCAGAAAGATAACAAAGACCGCCACCCCGGTGAAGATAATTACTAG
- the hpt gene encoding hypoxanthine phosphoribosyltransferase has product MAHNETALYESKDFNVPPHRYGSDVESVLISEDKLQERIQELADKVSKDYADTDEDLLLICVLKGAVYFLTDFARALSIPSQIEFMAVSSYGNSTSSSGVVRILKDLDREIEGRDVLIVEDIIDSGLTLSWLLRNLEGRHPKSLEVITLLRKPEVVTADIDLYDVGFDTPNEFVIGYGLDYAERYRDLPYVGTLHPDVYSND; this is encoded by the coding sequence ATGGCTCACAACGAAACTGCGCTATATGAATCCAAAGACTTTAACGTCCCGCCACACCGTTATGGCAGTGATGTGGAGTCGGTCCTTATCAGCGAGGACAAACTCCAGGAAAGAATCCAGGAGTTAGCGGACAAAGTATCCAAAGACTACGCAGATACAGACGAGGACCTGCTGCTAATCTGCGTGCTCAAAGGCGCAGTTTATTTCCTCACGGACTTTGCTCGGGCACTGTCGATTCCTTCCCAGATTGAATTTATGGCTGTGTCTTCTTATGGCAACTCCACCAGCTCTTCCGGTGTAGTGCGCATCCTTAAAGACTTGGACCGTGAAATTGAAGGCCGCGATGTGCTGATCGTCGAAGACATCATCGACTCCGGCCTGACCTTGTCCTGGTTGCTGCGCAACCTCGAAGGCCGTCACCCGAAGTCCTTGGAAGTTATTACCTTGCTGCGCAAGCCGGAGGTAGTTACCGCCGATATTGACCTGTACGACGTGGGCTTTGATACCCCTAATGAATTTGTCATCGGCTACGGCCTTGACTACGCCGAACGCTACCGTGACCTGCCCTATGTGGGGACCTTGCACCCGGACGTTTACTCCAACGACTAA
- a CDS encoding DUF3180 domain-containing protein has protein sequence MKKTSIAVLSGVAVFITLAVFILTRGFYGSMLAVPTTVSITLWAMAILCAGLAWKVHKAKGEDAHGIGLDRSQINPMTIARFMLVGKASAWTGTIVGAAYLGMALYVVPMAGQIAAAADDVTGVVSSVLGGLAMAVAGLILERHCEVPPPTDGTQAIE, from the coding sequence GTGAAAAAGACCTCCATTGCCGTCCTATCGGGCGTTGCTGTCTTTATCACCCTGGCGGTTTTTATCCTCACCCGCGGCTTTTACGGCTCCATGCTGGCGGTACCCACCACGGTGTCTATTACCCTGTGGGCCATGGCCATCTTATGCGCAGGCCTGGCGTGGAAAGTACATAAAGCCAAAGGCGAGGACGCGCACGGCATTGGACTGGACCGCAGCCAAATCAACCCCATGACCATCGCCCGGTTCATGCTGGTTGGCAAAGCCTCCGCTTGGACAGGAACCATCGTCGGCGCGGCGTATTTGGGCATGGCGTTGTATGTTGTGCCCATGGCAGGACAAATTGCCGCGGCTGCCGATGATGTCACCGGGGTAGTAAGTTCGGTGCTCGGCGGCTTAGCAATGGCCGTTGCCGGATTAATCCTGGAGCGACACTGTGAGGTGCCACCTCCAACTGATGGAACACAAGCGATAGAGTAG